From a single Drosophila sulfurigaster albostrigata strain 15112-1811.04 chromosome 3, ASM2355843v2, whole genome shotgun sequence genomic region:
- the LOC133841498 gene encoding zinc finger protein OZF, with protein MVRSRRSLSKEDAASLLTDSGISLSSPPAARESSPTTTLPPIPLKRRKSSLASLQDLFVTGAQDSTDDDDDDAADEGDAETDADYVQPEPKKSPRKADTTKRKQHVCSHCSKEFGGKTDLLRHVLIHSDERPHKCTECGKCYRQAVNLKNHITTAHEHKKQFACTACPKTFALKERLRLHMRLHSGEKPYPCALCDKRFARGGQLQQHMVSHHKTSIQQFNCTKCSASFSTNANLRVHMERHEQGMEHRCTICESQFANELALRAHINQEHHKLSRFDCEICHKTIEPDEDLATHMQKHAAVKTHVCEVCNSYFTQKSQYNVHMRMHTGERPYQCRICHQTFAHSSVLKLHIRKHTGEKPFRCQLCTDEVAFSQLAHLKNHMKKIHKQQKPYMCEGCHEFFKIKVELQAHAEQCAKCQVTQDEPNDNQAEDAQTLSSIRFNMAVVLKKISSAQKLRQLGYEKRLIDNVIIASLKLAQRPSHDDAALTPLARLRLNVEEFLKWIVPAPTMQKFSEELLSIDTILDKIATMYMKQK; from the exons ATGGTGCGCAGTCGTCGCAGTCTCTCCAAGGAGGATGCCGCATCTCTGCTCACCGACAGCGGCATCTCGTTGTCATCGCCGCCGGCGGCACGCGAATCCTCGCCCACAACAACGTTACCACCGATACCGCTAAAGCGACGCAAGAGTAGTCTTGCCAGTCTGCAGGATTTGTTTGTGACTGGCGCACAGGATTCCAcagatgacgatgacgatgatgctgctgatgaggGCGATGCCGAAACGGATGCAGACTATGTGCAACCGGAGCCCAAGAAATCGCCACGCAAGGCGGACACAACGAAACGAAAGCAACACGTGTGCAGTCATTGTTCCAAGGAATTTGGTGGCAAGACGGATCTGTTGCGCCATGTGCTCATCCACTCGGATGAGCGGCCACACAAATGCACGGAATGCGGCAAATGCTATCGCCAGGCGGTGAATCTCAAGAATCACATAACCACCGCCCACGAGCACAAGAAACAATTTGCCTGCACCGCATGTCCCAAGACTTTTGCGCTCAAGGAGCGTCTGAGGCTGCACATGCGACTGCATTCAGGCGAAAAACCGTATCCATGTGCGCTGTGCGACAAACGCTTTGCCCGCGGTGGTCAA ctgcagcagcacatGGTGTCGCATCATAAGACGAGCATACAGCAATTTAACTGCACCAAGTGCTCGGCCAGCTTCTCCACGAATGCCAATCTTCGCGTGCACATGGAACGCCACGAACAGGGCATGGAACACAGATGTACCATCTGCGAGAGTCAGTTTGCCAACGAATTAGCGCTGCGAGCACACATCAATCAGGAGCATCACAAGCTCAGCCGTTTCGATTGCGAGATATGCCACAAAACCATTGAGCCGGATGAGGATCTGGCAACGCACATGCAGAAACATGCGGCAGTTAAGACGCACGTCTGCGAAGTGTGCAATTCGTATTTTACACAAAAGTCCCAGTACAATGTCCATATGCGGATGCACACAGGAGAGCGTCCCTATCAATGTCGT ATCTGTCATCAGACCTTTGCCCACTCCAGTGTGCTGAAGCTGCACATACGCAAGCACACGGGCGAGAAGCCGTTTCGCTGTCAGCTCTGTACGGATGAGGTGGCCTTTTCGCAGCTGGCGCATCTCAAGAACCACATGAAGAAGATACACAAACAGCAGAAGCCCTACATGTGCGAAGGCTGCCACGAGTTCTTCAAGATCAAGGTGGAACTGCAGGCGCATGCGGAGCAGTGTGCCAAGTGCCAAGTTACGCAGGATGAGCCCAACGATAATCAGGCGGAGGATGCGCAAACATTGTCCAGCATACGCTTCAATATGGCTGTGGTGCTGAAGAAGATTAGCTCGGCACAAAAGCTGCGACAACTGGGCTACGAGAAACGTCTGATTGATAATGTTATAATTGCATCGCTGAAGTTAGCGCAGCGGCCATCGCATGATGATGCAGCGCTGACACCGTTGGCCCGACTGCGCTTAAATGTTGAGGAGTTCCTCAAGTGGATTGTGCCGGCACCCACAATGCAAAAGTTTAGCGAGGAGTTGCTCTCGATCGATACGATACTCGATAAGATTGCGACAATGTATATGAAACAAAAGTAG
- the LOC133841501 gene encoding DNA-directed RNA polymerases I, II, and III subunit RPABC3, with amino-acid sequence MAGVLFEDIFNVKDMDPEGKKFDRVSRLHCESESFKMDLILDINSWLYPMELGDKFRLVLATTLREDGCPDSGEYNPMEHEGTRADSFEYVMYGKIYRIEGDEAHNESSRLSAYVSFGGLLMRLQGDANNLHGFEVDQHMYLLMKRLAF; translated from the coding sequence ATGGCTGGAGTGCTTTTCGAGGATATATTCAATGTCAAGGACATGGATCCAGAGGGCAAAAAGTTTGACCGTGTCTCCCGCCTGCACTGCGAATCCGAATCCTTCAAAATGGACCTTATCCTGGACATCAACTCGTGGCTGTATCCCATGGAATTGGGTGACAAATTTCGCTTGGTGCTGGCCACAACGCTGCGCGAAGATGGCTGCCCTGACAGCGGCGAATACAATCCTATGGAGCACGAAGGAACGCGCGCAGACAGTTTTGAGTATGTGATGTATGGCAAAATCTATCGCATTGAAGGCGACGAAGCGCACAACGAATCCTCACGTCTGTCGGCGTATGTTTCATTTGGTGGCCTGCTGATGCGTCTGCAAGGtgatgcaaacaatttgcatggcTTCGAAGTGGATCAACATATGTACTTGCTGATGAAACGACTGGCATTTTGA
- the LOC133841499 gene encoding uncharacterized protein LOC133841499 has protein sequence MFGGASSVRLVTLCVLLSSLAASEAARLRFPGPVLQRQEAAPYPAAGATPDPPFELPTEQEANFPQPDLTYGPPEEPELVYGPPEEQPELVYGPPEEQPELVYGPPEEQPELVYGPPADTYGPPAAEVLPDQTYGPPANDDANAAAQSAATISLASLRPAAQFVLPLVQRFNTFRQLRRPATSSQRRPAKLTTRPQHRPAKIVTVNAAIFPATQLTLPFVERRIPFRPARLILNAPLKRKPAKLTVNSLAQLTPAIRRPIVSGGRIIAYSDRAQNW, from the coding sequence ATGTTTGGTGGTGCTTCTTCTGTTCGCTTGGTGACGCTTTGTGTGCTGCTCAGCTCGTTGGCTGCCAGCGAGGCGGCAAGATTACGCTTTCCGGGTCCTGTGCTGCAGCGTCAGGAGGCAGCGCCATATCCCGCAGCTGGTGCAACGCCTGATCCACCATTTGAGTTGCCCACTGAGCAGGAGGCAAACTTTCCTCAGCCAGACTTGACTTATGGTCCACCCGAGGAGCCGGAATTGGTGTATGGGCCACCAGAGGAGCAACCCGAGCTGGTTTATGGGCCACCAGAGGAGCAACCTGAGCTAGTTTATGGGCCACCAGAGGAGCAACCCGAACTGGTTTATGGGCCACCAGCTGACACTTATGGCCCTCCAGCTGCAGAAGTGCTGCCTGATCAGACCTACGGGCCACCAGCGAATGATGATGCCAATGCTGCAGCACAAAGTGCAGCCACCATCAGTTTGGCCAGCTTGCGACCTGCGGCACAGTTTGTCCTTCCTCTCGTGCAACGTTTCAACACTTTCCGGCAGCTGCGTCGTCCAGCGACTTCGTCACAACGCAGACCCGCAAAGTTGACGACACGGCCACAGCACAGACCAGCAAAGATCGTCACGGTCAACGCAGCTATCTTTCCAGCCACTCAATTGACGCTTCCGTTTGTCGAGCGTCGCATTCCCTTTAGACCTGCGCGCCTAATTTTGAATGCGCCATTGAAGCGAAAGCCAGCGAAATTAACGGTTAATTCACTAGCACAACTTACGCCAGCTATACGTAGGCCTATTGTATCGGGTGGTCGCATTATTGCCTATTCTGACAGAGCGCAGAACTGGTAA
- the LOC133841500 gene encoding protein TsetseEP gives MTKSTTCTAILLLGFAVLASSEPLRQRFVPRRGLARQELAAPPSPAPTGYPEAGITPEVPFDLPSSTAQPEVSYLPPDNTYGPPDSVYGPPTTSADEPAPEPEPEQEPEQPIETDDIPAPEEAEEETPGDVKLQPEPAPEPEDENVLVEVSDDGTVIAVSTTLDQPKSARFYQRFPQGRRREQPVPQRLVLRRNW, from the coding sequence ATGACTAAATCAACAACTTGCACTGCCATTCTATTGTTGGGCTTCGCCGTTTTGGCCAGCTCAGAGCCACTGCGTCAACGCTTTGTGCCACGACGTGGCTTGGCACGCCAGGAACTGGCTGCGCCTCCAAGTCCAGCGCCCACAGGCTACCCAGAGGCGGGCATAACGCCCGAAGTACCCTTCGATTTGCCCAGCTCAACTGCGCAACCGGAAGTGAGCTATTTGCCACCGGATAACACATACGGACCACCAGACAGCGTTTACGGACCGCCCACAACAAGTGCGGACGAGCCAGCGCCAGAACCCGAGCCGGAGCAAGAGCCAGAGCAGCCAATTGAAACGGACGACATTCCAGCACCagaggaggcggaggaggagacGCCTGGCGATGTCAAGCTGCAGCCGGAGCCTGCACCTGAGCCTGAGGATGAGAATGTGCTGGTGGAAGTGTCCGACGATGGCACCGTCATTGCCGTCTCCACGACACTTGATCAGCCAAAGTCAGCGAGATTCTACCAGCGATTCCCCCAAGGACGTCGCCGTGAGCAGCCAGTGCCACAGCGTCTGGTGCTGCGACGCAACTGGTGA
- the LOC133842045 gene encoding uncharacterized protein LOC133842045: MAFKFTTSLLILAAIAALTSAEPARLRSRSRSSRLQLARQEAAPVDPVVDAAPTPASAPYQPAGVTPEVPFDLPTETETEAQPDLTYGPPAEPDNTYGPPAEPDNTYGPPAEPDNTYGPPAPSADQDLPVEDADPASEPIPASLIQPRNSRLRLRRPVAEKLRAAPVQIIRSRPVLVYTI, translated from the coding sequence ATGGCTTTCAAGTTTACCACCTCTCTGCTCATCCTGGCTGCCATCGCCGCCTTGACTTCCGCGGAACCAGCGCGTTtgcgcagtcgcagtcgctccTCTCGCCTGCAGCTGGCTCGCCAGGAGGCTGCTCCGGTGGATCCCGTTGTGGATGCGGCACCCACGCCCGCCTCGGCGCCTTATCAACCAGCTGGCGTCACTCCCGAGGTACCATTTGATCTGCCTactgagacggagacggaAGCGCAACCAGATTTGACTTATGGCCCACCTGCCGAACCCGACAACACTTACGGTCCACCTGCTGAGCCCGATAACACTTATGGTCCGCCTGCTGAGCCCGACAACACCTACGGTCCTCCGGCTCCCTCGGCTGATCAGGATCTGCCCGTAGAAGACGCTGATCCAGCCTCCGAGCCCATCCCAGCCAGCCTCATCCAGCCACGCAACAGTCGCCTCCGCTTGCGTCGTCCAGTGGCAGAGAAACTACGCGCAGCTCCAGTCCAGATCATCCGCTCGAGGCCCGTTCTAGTGTACACCATTTAA
- the LOC133842046 gene encoding DNA translocase FtsK 1: MARYQLISSLLLLTILVASTAAQAPRRLRLQLRQRQQFARQEVAPTPYPSADELKPEEPALIYGPPPSTDVDELPAEQEPDVNSFQPDAEPQPEPETSDDVDVDVDAEELDTDENSVEATTQAAAAPARLRISRQRLAKLQLAKAQPKRLRLQPLRQRQRIARLEELSPAVAPVAAPVPVAAAAPVPQFYYVGAQQPYVVAYNAAPQQLGW; encoded by the coding sequence ATGGCACGTTATCAGCTCATCAGCTCCCTTTTGCTCCTGACCATTTTGGTTGCCTCGACGGCAGCGCAAGCGCCACGTCGACTGCGCCTCCAGCTGCGTCAACGTCAGCAATTTGCTCGCCAGGAGGTGGCACCAACGCCATATCCCTCGGCCGATGAACTCAAGCCCGAAGAACCAGCTCTTATCTATGGCCCACCGCCGTCGACAGATGTGGATGAGCTGCCCGCCGAGCAGGAGCCGGATGTGAATAGTTTCCAACCCGATGCTGAGCCGCAGCCAGAGCCCGAGACAAGcgacgatgtcgatgtggatgtggatgccGAAGAGCTGGACACCGATGAGAACTCCGTGGAGGCGACAACTCAAGccgctgctgctccagctcgTCTGCGCATCAGTCGCCAGCGTCTGGCCAAGTTGCAGCTGGCCAAGGCTCAACCCAAACGTTTGCGTCTTCAACCTCTGCGTCAGCGTCAACGCATCGCTCGTCTCGAGGAGCTGTCCCCTGCTGTTGCCCCAGTTGCTGCTCCCGTGCccgtggctgctgctgctccagtgCCACAATTCTACTATGTCGGTGCCCAGCAGCCGTATGTGGTAGCCTACAACGCAGCTCCACAGCAGCTGGGCTGGTAG
- the LOC133842043 gene encoding fibroleukin-like, with protein MEDKKLNIEFAENSACNLLDDRNFDHFDNRYDSSNNLNNGKETLIDVIQKQDCQINDLKSKLSELEKKVSMREEMDKLYRDKLQSKEDLIESLKLTNEPSKNNENYTQKNCELVTKNDNISIQMEYGGSKLSMKVPQLKSFEPVLENNIAGPGWIVIHRRVNGNCDFKRNEGEYYDGFGKRTGDFWLGLEKMHLITSHQRHELYVHIVDFDGIAHYAKYDNFVVGSRQEKGVLRSLGHYSGDANDMMRLNEGKAFSVATKAYKNGWWWMPNVKPTCNLSGKVTDTSIEKHEYIFWGYKTWGNKKNYIKSVQMLIRPIKELPK; from the exons ATGGAAGACAAAAAGCTAAACATTGAATTTGCTGAAAATTCAGCATGCAACTTATTAGACGATCGCAAT TTTGATCATTTTGACAATCGTTATGATTCTTCAAATAACCTAAATAACGGAAAGGAAACTTTAATCGATGTTATACAAAAGCAAGATTGTCAAATAAACGACCTCAAATCTAAGTTATCGGAGCTTGAAAAGAAAGTGTCGATGCGTGAAGAAATGGACAAGTTGTATAGGGATAAGCTGCAATCTAAAGAGGATCTAATCGAGTCTTTAAAATTGACCAATGAACCGTCAAAgaacaatgaaaattatacGCAGAAGAACTGCGAACTGGTTACGAAAAATGATAATATCAGTATTCAAATGGAATATGGTGGATCGAAATTGTCGATGAAAGTACCACAATTGAAATCCTTTGAGCCTGTGCTGGAGAATAACATTGCCGGTCCAGGTTGGATTGTCATACATCGTCGTGTCAACGGCAACTGTGATTTTAAGAGAAATGAAGGCGAGTACTATGATGGGTTTGGCAAGAGGACTGGCGACTTTTGGCTTGGACTCGAAAAAATGCATCTAATAACATCGCATCAGCGGCATGAACTTTATGTACACATTGTTGACTTTGATGGCATTGCGCATTATGCAAAATACGACAACTTTGTTGTGGGCAGCAGGCAGGAGAAAGGTGTGCTGAGGTCATTGGGTCATTACAGCGGAGATGCCAACGATATGATGCGTTTAAATGAGGGCAAAGCATTTTCTGTTGCCACGAAAGCATACAAGAATGGTTGGTGGTGGATGCCGAATGTGAAGCCCACTTG TAATCTTAGTGGCAAAGTTACCGATACAAGTATTGAGAAGCACGAATATATTTTCTGGGGATACAAGACGTGGGGAAATAAGAAGAATTATATCAAATCTGTGCAAATGCTGATAAGGCCCATAAAGGAATTGcccaaataa
- the LOC133842044 gene encoding uncharacterized protein LOC133842044 encodes MVKMLRNLCIFMILGVEISLAQRPSFAGIRPPGGLNQKDKYLGTQNTAVENLSGVSIATRFGEEAVAQKTPINLPFGASQKPPVGVPLVLPVNNFVPLSDPVPVAPSQQSSTTAATSAVGVANRFGGSNDATIPLSGTAGVATAAASPVANALPIDARGDQAYVNHLNSLPEDQRPFWFLNYQAIEALRNSSRPNVNAVENRGSFFAG; translated from the coding sequence ATGGTCAAAATGCTGCGAAATTTGTGCATATTCATGATACTTGGCGTCGAAATCTCGCTGGCTCAGCGACCCTCGTTCGCTGGCATCCGTCCGCCCGGTGGCCTTAATCAGAAAGATAAATATCTGGGCACACAGAATACGGCCGTGGAGAATCTATCCGGCGTTAGCATTGCCACACGATTCGGTGAGGAGGCCGTTGCCCAGAAGACGCCAATTAATCTACCATTTGGCGCCTCACAAAAGCCGCCAGTGGGCGTGCCCCTAGTGCTGCCCGTCAATAATTTTGTGCCACTGTCCGACCCTGTGCCAGTGGCGCCTTCACAACAGTCATCAACAACAGCCGCGACAAGCGCGGTAGGCGTGGCCAATCGTTTTGGTGGCAGCAATGATGCCACGATTCCACTCAGCGGCACCGCGGGAGTGGCAACTGCGGCTGCCAGCCCGGTGGCCAATGCGCTGCCCATCGATGCTCGCGGCGATCAGGCGTATGTGAATCATCTGAATTCGCTGCCCGAGGATCAGCGTCCGTTCTGGTTCCTCAACTATCAGGCTATCGAAGCAttgcgcaacagcagcagacccAATGTGAATGCAGTTGAGAATCGGGGATCTTTCTTTGCGGGCTAA
- the LOC133842849 gene encoding transcription factor btd, whose translation MAKFQVVLMIAFGLLAIVGAQQQQQRQQRQQQQQQFQRQRLSRGRSRYFARQELAPAADADAAVTPYPLADELKPEVPFDEAAAPAAAEPTPDAVYGPPDAAPAPNNVPDEVYGPPDVTGNDLPAAADVPAEQQARLVAARRAAKLRRASQPVAAASVSRRVVSAAARPAKLSAARRF comes from the coding sequence ATGGCCAAGTTTCAAGTGGTGCTAATGATTGCCTTCGGCCTGTTGGCCATCGTCGgagcccagcagcagcagcaacggcagcaacgacagcagcagcagcaacaatttcaGCGCCAGCGTTTGAGCCGCGGACGCTCGCGTTACTTTGCTCGTCAGGAGTTGGCACCAGCAGCGGATGCCGATGCCGCCGTTACGCCATATCCTCTGGCCGATGAACTTAAACCGGAAGTGCCATTCGATGAGGCAGCCGCTCCAGCCGCTGCTGAGCCGACGCCAGATGCCGTCTATGGGCCACCAGATGCAGCGCCAGCACCCAACAATGTGCCCGACGAGGTCTACGGCCCGCCCGATGTCACTGGCAACGATCTGCCCGCTGCCGCCGATGTGCCTGCCGAGCAGCAGGCGCGTCTAGTGGCCGCCAGGCGTGCGGCCAAGCTGCGTcgtgccagccagccagtagcagcagcatctgTCAGTCGTCGTGTCGTCTCCGCTGCGGCACGTCCGGCCAAGCTGAGCGCAGCCAGACGCTTCTAG
- the LOC133842850 gene encoding uncharacterized protein LOC133842850, with the protein MEDRKFDISQNLCESSCFKAAKQLLENSDKKAGFEEFIYLFIFVFCIILTLVFNTIFNRKENNEALKTKDELIEKLKESLELSEDNRKLWDKNQLEMTTKIDNLMAQLATANEKMIDKDNEIAMLTSTISRNEKEINHAIEIIIGLSRQINGD; encoded by the exons ATGGAAGATCGAAAg TTCGATATCAGTCAAAATTTGTGTGAATCATCATGCTTTAAAGCTGCTAAACAATTGCTGGAGAATTCCGATAAGAAAGCGGGATTCgaggaatttatttatttatttatttttgttttttgtattatattaactctagtatttaatactatatttaatagaaaagaaaataatgaagCACTTAAGACTAAGGATGAACTAatagaaaaactaaaagaatcACTGGAGCTATCTGAAGATAATCGCAAGCTATGGGACAAGAACCAATTAGAAATGACAACTAAAATAGATAATCTTATGGCTCAACTGGCCACTGCCAATGAGAAAATGATTGATAAAGATAATGAGATTGCAATGCTGACATCAACAATTAGTAGAAATGAGAAAGAGATTAATCACGCGATTGAGATTATTATCGGATTGAGCCGTCAAATAAATGGTGACTGA
- the LOC133845164 gene encoding uncharacterized protein LOC133845164 yields MEDKKLNIQLEENDISQKSLEDNLIDNSSNLCDSSCFKAVKQLLEDSDKKAEFEEFFYMVHMRDNQLMDIKDKLSDLEVKLSIYKQQILEKNKLIDYLKRKIYLSDEAKINNNERTITETNDINAETIKAKDQLIETLKESLELSKDNRKLWDINQLAMTTRIDLLLAQQATANENMIEKDNEIVRLKSKTDTNEVEIKENIKIINEMKNEIKALEDTVLRQNSTRKEVLNKICQLPKRTTLKLICVEMNFRSLLDFRDYSALEMKSLKFNLSRTLDSHKALRNTIREALFAVNRLFANPEENKNKNSLVVRP; encoded by the exons ATGGAAGATAAGAAACTTAATATACAATTGGAAGAAAATGATATTTCTCAGAAAAGCCTCGAGGACAATTTg ATCGATAATAGTTCAAATTTGTGTGACTCATCATGCTTTAAGGCGGTGAAACAATTGCTGGAGGACTCCGATAAGAAAGCAGAATTCGAGGAATTTTTTTATATGGTGCACATGAGAGATAATCAATTAATGGACATAAAGGATAAACTCTCAGATCTTGAAGTAAAACTATCAATTTATAAGCAGCAAATTCTGGagaagaataaattaatagactatttgaaaaggaaaatttatttatcagatgaagcaaaaattaataacaatgaAAGAACGATTACAGAAACCAACGATATAAATGCTGAAACAATTAAGGCTAAGGATCAACTAATAGAAACACTTAAAGAATCACTTGAGTTATCTAAAGATAATCGAAAGCTATGGGATATTAATCAATTAGCAATGACAACAAGAATTGATCTTCTTTTGGCTCAACAGGCAACTGCTAATGAGAATATGATTGAAAAAGATAATGAGATTGTACGGctaaaatcaaaaactgaTACAAATGAAgtagaaattaaagaaaatattaaaattattaacgaaatgaaaaatgaaataaaagcattAGAAGATACTGTTCTTAGACAAAATAGTACCCGTAAAGAagtactaaataaaatatgtcaatTGCCCAAACGTACTACTCTTAAATTGATTTGTGTGGAAATGAATTTTCGTAGTCTATTGGATTTTCGTGATTACAGCGCTCTTGAAATGAAGTCACTTAAATTTAATCTTTCGCGTACTTTGGATTCTCACAAAGCCCTCAGAAATACAATTAGAGAAGCGTTATTTGCTGTAAACCGACTATTTGCAAACcctgaagaaaataaaaataaaaattccttAGTAGTTCGcccataa
- the LOC133840049 gene encoding kinesin-related protein 4-like: MEDKKLNIQLEENDISQKSLEDNLIDNSSNLCDSSCFKAVKQLMENSDKKEEFEDFIYIVHMRDNQLMDIKDKLSDLEVKLSIYKQQILEKNKLIDILKRKIYLSDEAKINNNERTITETNKINAETIKAKDELIESLKESLKLSKDNRKLWDSNQLAMTTRIDLLLAQQATANENMIEKDNEIVRLKSKTDTNEVEIKENIKIIDEMKHEIKTANENMIERDNEIIRLKSIIDTKEVEIKENIKIIDEMKHGIKTANENMIEIDNEIIGLKSIIDTKEVEIKENIKIIDEMKHEIKTANENMIKRDNIIKELRKELEKAEICLRDLWFLRPRSFDLL, translated from the exons ATGGAAGATAAGAAACTTAATATACAATTGGAAGAAAATGATATTTCTCAGAAAAGCCTCGAGGACAATTTG ATCGATAATAGTTCAAATTTGTGTGACTCATCATGCTTTAAGGCTGTGAAACAATTGATGGAAAACTCCGATAAGAAAGAAGAATTCGaggattttatttatatagtgcATATGAGAGATAATCAATTAATGGACATAAAGGATAAACTCTCAGATCTTGAAGTAAAACTATCAATTTATAAGCAGCAAATTCTGGagaagaataaattaatagaCATTTTGAAAaggaaaatttatttatcagatgaagcaaaaattaataacaatgaAAGAACGATTACAGAAACGAACAAGATAAATGCTGAAACAATTAAGGCTAAGGATGAACTAATAGAATCACTTAAAGAATCACTTAAGTTATCTAAAGATAATCGAAAGCTATGGGATAGTAATCAATTAGCAATGACAACAAGAATAGATCTTCTTTTGGCTCAACAGGCAACTGCTAATGAGAATATGATTGAAAAAGATAATGAGATTGTACGGctaaaatcaaaaactgaTACAAATGAAgtagaaattaaagaaaatataaaaattattgacGAAATGaaacatgaaataaaaactgcTAATGAGAATATGATTGAAAGAGATAATGAGATTATACGgctaaaatcaataattgaTACAAAAGAGgtagaaattaaagaaaatataaaaattattgacGAAATGAAACATGGAATAAAAACTGCTAATGAGAATATGATTGAAATAGATAATGAGATTATAGGgctaaaatcaataattgaTACAAAAGAGgtagaaattaaagaaaatataaaaattattgacGAAATGaaacatgaaataaaaactgcTAATGAGAATATGATTAAAAGAGATAATATCATTAAGGAACTAAGAAAAGAATTAGAAAAGGCTGAAATTTGTTTAAGAGATTTATGGTTCTTGCGTCCACGGTCATTTGACTTATTATGA
- the LOC133844718 gene encoding ras guanine nucleotide exchange factor P, with the protein MQWIFALVLCFWASGIAETRQIRINRYAASVQEDDVQQADVKELKPTPYPAAGYRPEGRAFWLPGEVDATSEGSGAGGDEATTTTTELPLDEATTSTTESLDWSTTTVLTTTVDNLEVATAATTTAAPSQVELRSGRAYAKAPYPAAGYRPSRAFLLPTEQQQQQQQQQQQQQVDAAPAASEDNANHPVCGVSTNPLMPTPEPGSKDEPDAESVVITGNLGPAVLVASAPIPVPAPASANGIPVAIPLRSQPLMQAPRRGFVYTTHVEQRW; encoded by the coding sequence atgCAGTGGATATTCGCTCTCGTTCTATGCTTTTGGGCATCTGGAATCGCCGAGACACGTCAGATACGAATCAATCGTTATGCGGCCAGCGTTCAGGAGGATGACGTACAGCAGGCAGATGTTAAAGAGCTGAAGCCGACGCCGTATCCGGCTGCTGGCTATCGACCAGAGGGACGCGCCTTCTGGCTGCCGGGTGAGGTAGACGCGACCAGTGAAGGTTCAGGAGCTGGTGGCGATGaagcgacgacaacaacaactgaattgCCTTTGGATGAAGccacaacaagcacaacagAGTCACTTGACTGGAGCACAACCACCGTGCTGACAACCACAGTGGATAATCTGGaagttgccacagcagcaacaacaacagcagctccGTCGCAGGTTGAGTTGCGCTCTGGACGCGCCTATGCTAAGGCACCGTATCCAGCAGCTGGCTATCGACCAAGTCGCGCATTTCTGCTGCccacagagcaacaacaacaacagcagcagcagcagcaacagcaacaagttgATGCAGCTCCAGCTGCATCTGAGGATAATGCCAATCATCCAGTTTGCGGTGTCAGCACGAATCCATTGATGCCTACACCGGAGCCGGGCTCCAAGGACGAACCCGATGCTGAGAGTGTCGTTATCACCGGCAATCTGGGACCAGCTGTCCTCGTTGCCAGTGCCCCAATCCCAGTGCCAGCACCAGCATCAGCTAATGGCATTCCGGTGGCGATTCCGCTACGCTCTCAGCCTCTAATGCAGGCGCCACGTCGTGGATTCGTCTACACAACGCATGTGGAGCAGCGTTGGTAG